The following proteins are co-located in the Bos indicus isolate NIAB-ARS_2022 breed Sahiwal x Tharparkar chromosome 8, NIAB-ARS_B.indTharparkar_mat_pri_1.0, whole genome shotgun sequence genome:
- the ISCA1 gene encoding iron-sulfur cluster assembly 1 homolog, mitochondrial isoform X2, translating to MALDKVKTPSAVNKIKQLLKDKPEHVGVKVGVRTRGCNGLSYTLEYTKTKGDSDEEVIQDGVRVFIEKKAQLTLLGTEMDYVEDKLSSEFVFNNPNIKGTCGCGESFNI from the exons ATGGCATTGGATAAAGTAAAA acacCTTCAGCAGTAAACAAGATAAAACAACTTCTTAAAGATAAGCCTGAACAT GTTGGTGTGAAAGTTGGTGTCCGAACCAGGGGTTGTAATGGCCTTTCCTACACTTTAGAATATACAAAGACAAAAGGAGACTCTGATGAAGAAGTTATTCAAGATG GAGTCAGAGTGTTCATCGAGAAGAAAGCACAGCTAACACTGTTAGGAACAGAAATGGACTATGTTGAAGACAAATTATCCAGTGAGTTTGTGTTCAATAACCCAAACATCAAAGGAACATGTGGCTGTGGAGAAAGCTTTAACATTTGA